A stretch of DNA from Pleurocapsa minor HA4230-MV1:
CTCTTGATGATTAGTTTCTATGACTAATTTTAGTTTTTATTCTAATGAGAATTTTGCCCTAGATATGGTTAAAATGCTCAGAAGTTTAGGACATAGTGTAATTACTAGCTATGATGCAGGACAAGCTAATTAGAGCATTCCCGATAATGAAGTTTTAAATTTTGCTACTCGTAGTAACCTTGCGGTTATTACTTTTAATCGAGATGATTTGATTGAATTACACAATAATGGTATTCAGCATTCAGGAATTATAATTTGTAAAACAGATCGAGATTATCAAGGGCAGGTTCACTTTTTGTATGAATATTTGCAAAATCAAGAAAGTCTAATCAATCGGTTGATTAGAATTAAAAAACAGCAAAAAAAAGGTTTTCGCCAGCAAATTTTTGTTACTTCAGAATACTTTAGATAAGCGAGATCGCTCTTCAAAAATCACCTCAACCTCCTCGCACCTTACTTTAGCCATCTCAGCAGCCTGACAGTGTATTATCTGAACCTAAAATGTCAAATTCTAACCTAGAAACCAGAATTCATCAAATTGAAAATGGTTTATTGTTGCAGTTTACTACTTAATTACTTCTAAAAAATATTTGGATCTATTTCAAAATAGTATTCTGCATCTTTACTTATACCCACTTTAACTGCTTCACCCTGCTCATCAATCAAAAATGAACCTTCCATCATCGATCGCGCTCTAAGTGCGTCTTTTCTAGTGTTACTGCGATTATCGGTGGCGACAATTTTGAGATAATTGTTTTGATTGAGTTTAGTTATTTGTTCAGAGGTGAGTTGAATAGCTCGATCGACATGTAAGATTTGATCGAAGTCACCATCGGGTGCGCCACTAATTCTATGTGCTATATATTGTTCTGAAGCATCACCAAAAAGTACATACTCTAGTTTAGAGAGTGCATTTTTAGGCATACAGTTGGAGTCGGCAAAATCACAAACAAAAACTTTTTTCTTAATTTTGATTTCTACTTCGGGATTGCCAGGAATTAGAGCGAGCGGACACAGTTTAGTGCCTCGCGAT
This window harbors:
- a CDS encoding DUF5615 family PIN-like protein, with the protein product MPDNEVLNFATRSNLAVITFNRDDLIELHNNGIQHSGIIICKTDRDYQGQVHFLYEYLQNQESLINRLIRIKKQQKKGFRQQIFVTSEYFR